The Streptomyces sp. NBC_00670 genome window below encodes:
- a CDS encoding NUDIX hydrolase, producing the protein MPAWLEPVVRAAGTIRPRQLSRFLPPEDGGGRQSAVLILFGEGARGPELLLMERAGSLRSHAGQPAFPGGALDPEDGDPATDGPLRAALREAEEETGLDPRGVQLFGVLPRLYIPVSGFVVTPVLGWWREPTPVGVVDPKETARVFTVPVADLTDPAHRVTAVHPMGHAGPAFLVESALVWGFTAGVIDRLLHYAGWERPWDRDKRVPLDWRA; encoded by the coding sequence GTGCCCGCGTGGCTGGAGCCCGTCGTGCGGGCCGCCGGGACGATACGGCCCCGGCAGCTCAGCCGGTTCCTGCCGCCGGAGGACGGCGGCGGGCGGCAGTCCGCCGTGCTGATCCTCTTCGGCGAGGGCGCACGCGGCCCGGAGCTGCTGCTCATGGAGCGCGCCGGTTCCCTGCGCTCGCACGCCGGACAGCCCGCCTTCCCCGGCGGCGCCCTCGACCCCGAGGACGGCGACCCGGCCACCGACGGCCCCCTGCGCGCGGCACTGCGCGAGGCCGAGGAGGAGACCGGCCTCGACCCCCGCGGCGTCCAGCTCTTCGGCGTGCTCCCCCGGCTCTACATCCCGGTGAGCGGCTTCGTCGTCACCCCGGTCCTCGGCTGGTGGCGGGAGCCGACCCCGGTCGGCGTGGTCGACCCGAAGGAGACCGCCCGGGTCTTCACCGTCCCCGTGGCGGATCTCACGGATCCCGCGCACCGTGTCACCGCCGTACACCCCATGGGCCACGCAGGTCCGGCATTCCTGGTCGAATCCGCCCTCGTGTGGGGTTTCACGGCAGGCGTGATCGACCGTCTGCTGCACTACGCGGGCTGGGAGCGCCCCTGGGACCGAGACAAGCGGGTCCCGCTCGACTGGCGCGCATGA